TTCCTAATCGAGACTGAAGCATCCCAAGAATCGACCGACTAGACATGCAAGTCATATTGTGGAAGTTCACAAAATGTTCTAAATTTGCAATTGGCCTTTATAAGGATAGTCCATTTATTTGTAGGTTTTCACGTATGGAAAAACAATTGTCATCATTCATGCAAGAACGAGTTCGTTCTTCCCTTTGCCACATCACAACATACCACCGACGGTACTTTGCAGTTAACACAAATTGCACGCGCAGAATCTGGTACGAGACACTAAAATTAGGAATTTTGTTGAATTGAGCTGAAAACGATAAACTGAAGATTTGGACGATTCGTTTCAACTGATTGCGCGaggaatataaatgaaaacgtgagctataaaataaaagttcttttaacatttgaaaacattttcttagGTTCtcagagaagaaatggacggagacGGGAAGATGGTAAAGCGCTGGATGGCGTCCTTAAATGTATAACTTTGTAAATCGAAAGAAAGTTTCAATCGAGGTTAAAGTCGCATTTCCTTTCAAATAGTCTCGATGTGATgcatctttcattttctttgtgagTTATTCTTCCGAAGAAACAAAGATGTAAGAACGCGGAATAGATCTGGAGCagagttcgttttttttctgttgacgGCAGGATTACACATACATTGCTCATCTTCTATTAGGAATACCCATAActaatcaattattattagtgtggaatatttttttcattctagtTCACAGCGTGAATGCATAAAGACGTGTTTTGTAATATTAGCAATATTACAACTTGTGACTCCAACTTTTGTAACAATtaaattcaaacatttttatttcacgtaATAATGTAAAATGAAGGACAATCAACTAACCGAAGAACATTTATGTCGTTGCATGTTGTTTCATCTTCGATCGGGTGTTAGTGTGGCGGTcgcaacaaagaaattttcttatgTGTATTGCTGAAAGTCAATAACTGTCAAAGCTggttaagaaaattttccagcggCAACTTTGTCCTTTCTGATAGCGAACGAAGTGAACGTAACGTTGAGTTTGATAATGACACTTTAAAATCAATGGTGGCAACAGATTCCACACTGAGTATCCAAGGAATAGAAAACACTATTCACAACTGATACTTGATCAACAATTCAAGgataagttccaagttcgaccttctttgaatcttggcttGGTagagttttttgtttacagtttACACAATTTCAGATAATTTCAGATATGTTCAAGAAATTGAGAAGGTTTATAGAACGGTCAGCTCTGGTCAACAGAAAAGGAGTAATATTGCAGCACGATAATGGCAGGCagtaatataaatgaaaaataaggcAGCCTAACTGGGAGCTCTTACCTCATCTTCCACATTTTCCAGACATAGCATCATCTAATTTTTATACATTCCTATTGATGAAATCAATATCTATCTCTCAGGaacaaaaagttcaaaaatatcgGTGATGTGCGAGCTCAcctaaaatcatatttttcttcagaggAAACGAAATGTTATGAACGGTGGATTGAAACACTACCAAAAAGATGGCAAAAGGACCTGGATAACGAGAGATTGCATAATTGACTaaagatattttttgatttcttttttgttaccgctgaaataattgaataaataatactttCAGTCGTTCATTAATTTACTTTACCTGTACCGTAATCATTCAGTCTTCGTAAGGAGACAATAATcaaaaatagaagcaaaatGTCAGCTAtggtggccctggccgtcgggcagctatggtggcgagacttcgtctcggcaggttcaaccatgccacaaaggtgtccggctagtagcccggtccttgggccaaggctagCTTAGGAGGtgtacgacgattccggtgccggCTGctgcttgctagtgcgacaagccgaccgaggacaacacccccgtcgcgtcatactgctaatgtctactatgtgttcttcgaagctagggcgtaccccagaagcgacgcgcattgtcctcgcccgggcaatgtggcaatatacgagggctaccggctgaggacgaagccggccaaagttagtccgccatcgccagcaacatccagtgcgcttggcaacacttaacgttgggacgcttactggaagaagtcgtgaactggcagacagtctcgaaaacgccgtgttgacatatgttgtgtacggAGACTCGCTGAAAGGCTCCAGgaggaattaggcgatggctacaagctgatctaccacGGACATAATGCAAGGCGTTGGTtctattgaacgagtcgtttagaaatagcgtccGCGGtgtcgactatcggatcgcttgatggcttAAAAGTAGATAcggaagtggaattgcgagtcgtctctgctttgGCACAGATGGGCTTGTGAAGAAGAAGGCGTGCTTTGGAAGATCTAGCAGTACGCCCATCCTGGAAGGCGAGGAAGTACTTTAATCgagagacttcaacggacatgtcggttcccgAAAGACGATTCAGAGTTGTcggtggatacggctatggagctctaagacgacgggttgcgaatcctagatgtgttgcaagtgacttgatcagcTAACACGCGATCGAAAGAAaacgcatttgatcacgtacaccgcggcggtcgtgaaacacaaatgatTTCTGATGTTAcgcgacgagatcgccgacttctgcggATTAAAAGTAtcctacagaccatgtcgctgcccaacaccatctgctcgttatggacttgaaaatctcccgtccaaggaagagacatccaaggactgaaacacagcgcatcaaatggtggaatctgaaggatcgaaaggggTTTTTCGCGTCcatggctccatctacacttccccaccctactcgtagtgtggaggaaatgtggttgtctacttcagcgttatacgcttgaccgcggaaaacactctgggaaagacgactctaggtaagccaaaggtacaaaaggatacgtggttttggaacgaggaagttcaggcggcaattcgtgagaagaagtccaagtataagctctggtggaggacgcgtcagcctgaagatcggggtgcttacctagcggcgaagaggaggctaagaaggcagtctccaaggcgaagtcggaccgctacaaggctgtgtacgacatgcttgataccagagaaggcgagcgggcagtgtatcgtttagtcagagcacgtcatcgctcaacgttggatatggagcacaccaagatcgttaagggagctgatggagccgttctgcgccgctctggtcagatcctggagaggtggcgagagtactacagtcacttgtgtaacgaagagttctgtcatcctcccatcccaaccgttcccagcgtcgagggtcctgttctaccaattactgccgtcgaagtcagtgctgccctcgcaaaaatgaagtcgaacaaggcaaccggtcctgatgacatacctgttgatttctggaagctgctaggagatcgagggtccatgtggctcgcaactctatttaacaagatcgttgcagaaggacggactccagacgtttggcaaacttccgtgaccgtgcctgtctggaaagggaaaggagacattgctgactgcacctcgtacaggcctatacgactgctctgccatacgatgaaggtttttgagcgtgtcctggaagctcgtctgaggaaattgttggcgtttcactcaaccagtgcggttttgtaaggactgcagcactatagatgctatccatgctgtccgaatccttctggagaaacatcgagagaagaaccgcagtgtgcatcttgcttttctcgatctcgagaaagctttcgaccgtgtcccacatgagctgttatggatgtccatgaggtcgcatagagtaccagaagaatatgtgcggtggacgaagctgctttatgcgaagcctaccagcgttgtacgatgtgctgttggaacaagcaggccattccctgtacgagtaggggttcatcagggttcatccctctcacctctgctgttcatactgtgcatggacacgataacgaaggaaatccagaagcagcatccgtggactctactctttgccgacgatgtcatgctcgcgtcggagtctcgagatgatcttcagaaacaagtacagtcttggaaggatcagctgcagcaatatggattgcgcctcaacacatcaaaaactgagtacatggagtgcggacccaggatagaggatggttcaattcgtgttgatggcaccgaattaaacaaggtgaactgcttcaaataccttggatccaaagtgacttccacaggcgacactGATCAAGagggtcgagcacgtgttaatgctgcatggatgaaatggaaaatggcaacaggggtactatgcgacaagaaagtccctgttcgactgaagtcgaagatctacaggacggttgtgcgtcctgttgccctttacggatgcagtgctggccgacaacgaaagccttggaagagtgctgcacgctatggagatgcggatgttgaggtggacgataggtgtaacgctaaaagagaaagtatccaacgacactgtgcgctccatcttcggtgtcgtcccgataactgagaagatgaaggaggcgcgactgagatggtttggtcacgtattgcggcgggaggaagattctgttgccaaaaccgctctgaagctcgacgtttcaggagtgaggccgcgcgggaggccaaagattcgctggttagaccgtgtgaagctggatatgatagatgcacgtttgtgtacggctgatgcaatggatagaaccaaatggaagacaagaagcagaaaagcggaccctgcaacaacgcgggacaaacgctaggaagaagaagaagcaaaatgTCAATAAGAATGTAAACTCTCGAAGCTGTTCCTCTCTGCTTTTATCTCGTTTTCCTTTCGCATTCAAATAGTCTTGCGACAGTCCATTCCGTCAACTCTGTCAAAGTCAGTGAACTCTGCTGCTGATCTCTTcgctattttttctgttctattcCGACACAGTACTGAAACTTCTTTCTACCCTGATCTTCCTGCAAGTTACCTTCGTGTCATTATTCCTTCCTTGGCTACCCGCTTTGAAACGAATGCAATTATCCGGAAAGGAAATAAGAATCACTTTGAGTAGAATCTTCTACATTCATTTATGTTGCAGAATTTATCATCTGGTCGAATAAAAAGTGAATGTATAAATAGACTACAAATGCATCAACCAcaactttctggaaattcaCCGCCTCAAGCGCTCGCCGTCATTTGCTGCTTAGAGAGGTTTCAGCTAAAGACAACTTATACATAATTTAACGCCCTAATCTAATTGAgtggaatataaaaaaaaatttaggtcAAACTCACCGGACAACGGCCAACACgcacaatttttgtttattttcatttttatttattttatttttatttatttcatccgAAGTATGGCTGAAATATTGAACGTACATGATTTACTTGGTTGTCGAACGGAACTTACCAAAGGGCAAAATTTTGAGACAAATGGAGCGTATGCGGACATTCCCCAGAATTTACCCTAACGTCGTCAGTGCCCGTTCAAGAAAGCGGATaggcgcttaaaggcatcaccccacgaatctgaggtgtcgGCTGTATGGTGAATGAGGCAGAGCAATCCTCGATCTTATTCTGAATGATTCTGTACGAAGAAATTTCGTTGtctttgtattcattccttgatGGTGCGGTGCCTCATCCATGGGGCTGCTTAATTCTTTGGCGCGGAGATccgtattaaaggcatcaccacacgaatctgaggtggtacggatttcaggcggagtattcgtatatcgTAGATTATCgcaccgtagattatgggaagggggggggggtgattccgcccatttcttcctaattgccgtaaaaaacggcccggaaaatatggcttcgagcgttccggcgcgctactttctacgagttcgactggagagTGCCTTGTTTTTGTCAacacttttcacttttactcGTTCAAAAGATTTAAAACTCTTTCTAAGTGCAGTCAATGAAAGAACAAAAGCATTATTTATTCAAGCATGTTCTCTCCTTATCACCAGCATTGGATAAAAGAGTGGGCAGAAATTTTAAGactagaaattttgaaatgttgaCTGAGTAACAGGTATATAACTCATCCAGAACCAAGTGAGAGAAATGCGAGTACATTAAAACAAGTGAGTAACTGCGTATCACTCGTAAAtgggaaaaaacaaatgaagtaAACAGCAATCACAGAACAAAGATCATGAAGAGCGTGggtatgcaaaaaaaataacaaaattttttctaaagatgaACTGCTTTAGAAAGTCCAACTAACATTGCTCCAGTCAAGGTAACAACCATGGCAGCAGCGAAAAATGTTAGATTCCTTCGACCCTGGAAACCAAATTATAGTTACATTTAGTCGGGAACAGTAGATAAGAGAAGTGAAACCAAAACTCTATCAGTTATATACACTCTATTTGTACGCGAAGATTTGAAAGTGAAAATCCAAGAAGCGAGAGTCCCACCAAGAGGGCTACCATTACCACGCAACCATTCTAAGAGCCAGGTCGTTCCAATCCGACCGCACCAATAGAATTTTCGTGCTGTAGATCTACTGAGGTTCAATTTGGATCCGAGATGAAACAGAGGCTGTTCCGTTAAGAACGCACAACTGTTGGGTTCACTTGATGGGAACTTGGAAGACGTTAAGCTCTCATTAGAGTTCGTAGACGCAGGGCAGGCGTTCCATCTGCGCATCTCTTATTGCGCTGCGTCGACCTACGTCAAGATCTGCCCTAGTTCTCTTCTCCGCTTGTAGGTCTTCGTTcgctttgcttttttaaatgaattatgGAAGCTATGACTTGTATGATCTACACCCATATCACAATAAATTTCAGCAATCTCCTAGATATGCTCACTTTTGCGGCACAGCACTTCGATTGCACTTCGATTGCAGCAAAATTGACGGGTATTTGCACGACTTGAATAATTGTTATGACTAGTCTCACCTCCTACTGTGCTCCTCAAGTACACTCTTTTATACTGGGCAGTTAAAGCATTTTTATATACTAGCTAGTCTGGTATATGAGCAACTGTTCGCAGCGATCGAGTTCGTACTCGTACTtcgttactttttcttttgaaattctcaAATTTGAATGGAGATCAAGAGATTAGTGGAgtttaacgccagaaactttatcctttatcctttaatagaTTTAGTTGCCTCATGACCGATGCGAAAAAGCATCTTTAATGGTATGATCTTTTCGTTAAACTGCAATGTCAAGAAATGCACCTTTTCAAACTGGATTATTGTGATTGGTGAAGTGCCTATCTTTCTATTTAGGTCATCCAAATGTCATGTGTTAATATCTGATTTGCTAATTGGTGGATAAGATGCCAGGGATGTGATGACACCATTGGATTGTCCGTTTACTTTTAGTGAGACTCCAGAATTTATTTGTCTGGGTTAgagtggataaaggataaagtctttggcgtatcaatccacttgggatgcgccaacgcattttactgtaattcataatcgttgaggttttggaaagTGTGTTGGCCCattcaatgacttgcgggggccagccgaggattaagtcagtgttttatcctcccagacaagtctggtaccaatttatcgaccccggagggatgaaaggctttgcACTAGGGCGACTTCGAACCATAAAAAGtttggctacaacggacctctaaccgactgcgccactcTCGGCCCTTTGTCTGAGttaacaaggaaaaaagtcgCAAAAGTTCCTAGCTATGCCAAGAATTGTGCCTGAAACATGGGAATGACAGCAGCTATCAGGAGaactttattaatttttttttttttaattttttaatttttttttttaaaaaaaaaaaaaaaaaaaaaaaaataatttaaattcaaaatggcATCCATCTGATCAAATTCTATTTATCTCCAGACTCGAATTCCAATACATCTCAGAACGATGATGACTCCAAATCGTTTTTCTGTTGACTTGAGCTGTACACAagattactattatttttattctcgcaACGTTCCGTCGAGTTCACTTTTTCTCGATCTGGATTTGGTTCCAAAGGAAGGCTTAAGATTTTACTTGTGGAGGGGATAAGACGTTTGATCAAATGCACCGCATACGATTTCACCTTTcgaggctctgaagaaggcggaCTAGCGGTGACGTtagccaaaaataaaaattatgatcATGTCGTGTGCAGCTCGACTCAAACATGCACCAATTCTTTACAGTCCACCATTTGAGCTTACGTGAAACAAATATACTATTCTTACCTTTATCTCATGGAAGTACAGTATACTCCAAGCTGATGCAAAACAACCAGGCAGCATTGTTATTATGGGGAAAGTAACTGCTTGGGAGAGGTGTTGATTGGCAATAAAGAAGGAGGACTGAGCAATTCCCCACAGCAAACCAGACAAAAACGACGGTAGAAATATGAACGGAGGCACAATCGGGCGGTTCCGcctaaaaatttttattacagtGACACAATCGGAAACACTTTTCTGTCCTTGTCGATGATCTATGTCTGGATTTCGTAATTGGTAACATAGATTAGCAACACGAACAGAACATTATATCTTATATATAGAGATGTAGTATAATtaacaatataaaatattaatataataatataacatattaTATTAACATATTATACTAATATAATGTACTAATACAATGTCTAAAAGATATATTTTATGACGACATGGCCCAGGAATCTTGTTCAGGAAAATCATTAGTCTGACAAGATCCATTTGCAGTACACCTCCCTACCGCTTCTGGTGCAGTAAATTACATCTTTTTGTTAACATTTCCGTTCGTTCGTTAAGGATACTTGGTGATACATTATTTGATTTGATGTCTTCGCTTGTTTgagatttttggtttttttttcttttgcggtTCCCGCAACGCTAAAGAATAGAGGCGAATTGGT
The Necator americanus strain Aroian chromosome I, whole genome shotgun sequence genome window above contains:
- a CDS encoding hypothetical protein (NECATOR_CHRI.G3098.T2), with the translated sequence MVALAVGQLWWRDFVSAGSTMPQRRRRALEDLAVRPSWKARKYFNRETSTDMSVPERRFRVVGGYGYGALRRRVANPRCVANHVAAQHHLLVMDLKISRPRKRHPRTETQRIKWWNLKDRKGVIRLTAENTLGKTTLGKPKVQKDTWFWNEEVQAAIREKKSNGEEEAKKAVSKAKSDRYKAVYDMLDTREGERAVYRLVRARHRSTLDMEHTKIVKGADGAVLRRSGQILERWREYYSHLCNEEFCHPPIPTVPSVEGPVLPITAVEVSAALAKMKSNKATGPDDIPVDFWKLLGDRGSMWLATLFNKIVAEGRTPDVWQTSVTVPVWKGKGDIADCTSYRPIRLLCHTMKDCSTIDAIHAVRILLEKHREKNRSVHLAFLDLEKAFDRVPHELLWMSMRSHRVPEEYVRWTKLLYAKPTSVVRCAVGTSRPFPVRVGVHQGSSLSPLLFILCMDTITKEIQKQHPWTLLFADDVMLASESRDDLQKQVQSWKDQLQQYGLRLNTSKTEYMECGPRIEDGSIRVDGTELNKVNCFKYLGSKVTSTGDTDQEGRARVNAAWMKWKMATGVLCDKKVPVRLKSKIYRTVVRPVALYGCSAGRQRKPWKSAARYGDADVEVDDRCNAKRESIQRHCALHLRCRPDN
- a CDS encoding hypothetical protein (NECATOR_CHRI.G3098.T1), producing MLDTREGERAVYRLVRARHRSTLDMEHTKIVKGADGAVLRRSGQILERWREYYSHLCNEEFCHPPIPTVPSVEGPVLPITAVEVSAALAKMKSNKATGPDDIPVDFWKLLGDRGSMWLATLFNKIVAEGRTPDVWQTSVTVPVWKGKGDIADCTSYRPIRLLCHTMKDCSTIDAIHAVRILLEKHREKNRSVHLAFLDLEKAFDRVPHELLWMSMRSHRVPEEYVRWTKLLYAKPTSVVRCAVGTSRPFPVRVGVHQGSSLSPLLFILCMDTITKEIQKQHPWTLLFADDVMLASESRDDLQKQVQSWKDQLQQYGLRLNTSKTEYMECGPRIEDGSIRVDGTELNKVNCFKYLGSKVTSTGDTDQEGRARVNAAWMKWKMATGVLCDKKVPVRLKSKIYRTVVRPVALYGCSAGRQRKPWKSAARYGDADVEVDDRCNAKRESIQRHCALHLRCRPDN